Proteins found in one Methylobacterium sp. CB376 genomic segment:
- the trxB gene encoding thioredoxin-disulfide reductase has product MSTTHEKLIIIGSGPAGYTAAIYAARAMVEPLLISGFQPGGQLMITTDVENYPGFAQAVQGPWLMEQMRLQAEHVGTRIVSEYIAKVDLKQRPFRLEADSGAVYTCDALIVATGAQAKWLGLPSEAKFQGFGVSACATCDGFFFRGKEVLVVGGGNTAVEEALYLANLAAKVTVVHRRDAFRAERILQERLFRHPNVEVVWNHTVEEICGRESPAPSVTHVRLRDVATGAVSERRADGVFVAIGHQPATALFEGQLPLRAGGYLAVTPGTAATEIPGVFAAGDVTDDVYRQAITAAGMGCMAALEAEKYLANLAIGETPRRAAAE; this is encoded by the coding sequence ATGTCCACCACCCACGAGAAGCTCATCATCATCGGCTCGGGCCCGGCGGGATACACCGCCGCGATCTACGCCGCCCGCGCGATGGTCGAGCCGCTGCTGATCTCCGGCTTCCAGCCGGGCGGCCAGCTCATGATCACGACCGACGTGGAGAACTACCCGGGCTTCGCGCAGGCCGTCCAGGGCCCCTGGCTCATGGAGCAGATGCGCCTGCAGGCCGAGCATGTCGGCACCCGGATCGTGTCGGAGTACATCGCCAAGGTCGACCTGAAGCAGCGGCCCTTCCGCCTGGAGGCGGATTCCGGGGCCGTCTACACCTGCGACGCGCTCATCGTCGCGACCGGCGCCCAGGCGAAGTGGCTCGGCCTGCCCTCCGAGGCGAAGTTCCAGGGCTTCGGCGTCTCGGCCTGCGCCACCTGCGACGGGTTCTTCTTCCGCGGCAAGGAGGTTCTGGTCGTGGGGGGCGGCAACACCGCGGTCGAGGAGGCGCTCTACCTCGCCAACCTCGCCGCCAAGGTCACGGTCGTGCACCGCCGCGACGCGTTCCGGGCGGAGCGCATCCTGCAGGAGCGGCTCTTCCGGCACCCGAACGTCGAGGTGGTCTGGAACCACACGGTCGAGGAGATTTGCGGGCGCGAGAGCCCGGCCCCCTCGGTCACGCACGTGCGGCTGAGGGACGTCGCCACCGGGGCGGTCAGCGAGCGCAGGGCGGACGGCGTCTTCGTGGCGATCGGCCACCAGCCGGCGACCGCGCTCTTCGAGGGTCAGTTGCCCCTGCGCGCCGGGGGCTACCTCGCGGTGACGCCCGGCACGGCGGCGACCGAGATCCCGGGCGTGTTCGCGGCCGGGGACGTCACCGACGACGTCTACCGCCAGGCGATCACGGCGGCCGGGATGGGCTGCATGGCCGCCCTGGAGGCGGAGAAGTACCTCGCGAACCTGGCGATCGGCGAGACGCCGCGCCGGGCCGCGGCCGAGTAG
- a CDS encoding Lrp/AsnC family transcriptional regulator, which translates to MPVRLDAIDWAILRELQADGNITNVALARRVGLSAPPCLRRVRALEESGIIRGYRALLDPKLLGYEVVCFAMVQLAAQGQAEIAAFAAEMRNWAAVRECWTLSGETDFLLKCVAANLPAFQRLVADLTALPNVRSVRTALALDQIKDEPVVPLPIA; encoded by the coding sequence TTGCCCGTCCGCCTCGACGCCATCGATTGGGCGATCCTCCGCGAGCTGCAGGCCGACGGCAACATCACCAACGTGGCGCTGGCGCGCCGGGTCGGGCTCTCGGCCCCGCCCTGCCTGCGCCGGGTGCGCGCGCTGGAGGAATCCGGGATCATCCGCGGCTACCGGGCGCTTCTCGATCCGAAGCTCCTCGGCTACGAGGTGGTCTGCTTCGCGATGGTGCAGCTCGCCGCCCAGGGCCAGGCGGAGATCGCGGCCTTCGCGGCCGAGATGCGCAACTGGGCCGCCGTGCGGGAATGCTGGACCCTCTCGGGCGAGACCGACTTCCTGCTCAAATGCGTGGCCGCCAACCTGCCGGCCTTCCAGCGCCTCGTCGCCGACCTGACCGCCCTGCCGAACGTGCGCAGCGTGCGCACGGCCCTCGCCCTCGACCAGATCAAGGACGAGCCGGTGGTGCCGCTGCCGATCGCCTGA
- a CDS encoding SRPBCC family protein: protein MAQERITVRTVAPAPVAIVWTAYTSPEQIREWNFASADWHCPSASVDLREGGQFSSRMEAKDGSMGFDFEGTYTTIVENERIEFAFGDRRAVVEFTPEGDHTRVTVSFDPDAVFPLAQQRSGWQAILDNFSKHVALRTGMSAT from the coding sequence ATGGCTCAGGAACGGATCACGGTACGGACGGTCGCTCCCGCACCCGTCGCGATCGTGTGGACGGCCTACACGTCGCCCGAGCAGATCAGGGAGTGGAACTTCGCCTCCGCCGACTGGCATTGCCCGAGCGCGAGCGTCGACCTTCGCGAGGGCGGACAGTTCTCGTCGCGCATGGAGGCGAAGGACGGCAGCATGGGCTTCGATTTCGAGGGGACCTACACCACGATCGTCGAGAACGAGCGGATCGAGTTCGCCTTCGGCGACCGTCGAGCGGTGGTCGAATTCACCCCGGAAGGGGACCACACCCGGGTGACGGTGTCGTTCGATCCCGACGCCGTGTTCCCCCTCGCGCAGCAGCGCAGTGGGTGGCAGGCCATCCTCGACAACTTCTCCAAGCATGTCGCGTTGCGGACTGGAATGTCTGCAACGTAA
- a CDS encoding DUF1993 domain-containing protein produces the protein MPTFLQTVRAIAGFLDRASRHCSETGADPDEFVRARLSDDMAPFHFQIEAAWHHAVWGLEAAKTGVFAPPGLVGPVPFVELQAMMGKAEAALEAYTPDEVNSWAGRELDLQIGPRRLAFTSEALILSFSLPNFYFHAVTAYDILRARGVPIGKRDYEGQLRTRPA, from the coding sequence GTGCCGACCTTCCTGCAGACCGTACGCGCCATTGCGGGCTTCCTCGACCGCGCGAGCAGGCACTGCAGCGAGACGGGCGCCGACCCGGATGAATTCGTGAGAGCCCGGCTCTCCGATGACATGGCACCCTTCCATTTCCAGATCGAGGCCGCTTGGCACCATGCCGTGTGGGGGCTGGAAGCCGCGAAGACGGGTGTATTCGCGCCGCCCGGCTTGGTCGGACCGGTTCCCTTCGTCGAGCTGCAAGCCATGATGGGCAAGGCGGAAGCGGCGCTGGAGGCGTACACCCCCGACGAGGTCAACAGCTGGGCGGGCCGCGAACTGGACCTTCAGATCGGTCCGCGGCGCTTGGCCTTCACGTCGGAGGCCCTGATCCTCTCGTTTTCGCTGCCCAACTTCTATTTCCACGCCGTCACCGCCTACGACATCCTGCGCGCGCGGGGCGTGCCGATCGGCAAGCGCGACTACGAGGGACAGCTGCGCACCCGCCCGGCATAG
- a CDS encoding M23 family metallopeptidase: MNLAGVASSQTDRRDVNLRWLTACVLTGMAGTGLIGSAIWISLQGEASFAQLPQAAAIAARPQPSDGGSNAARKGDRLVRNPMVALAKQSFRAPVTIRAGEREIIKVRPFVRIATALSATAGLAATDIPAFDPMRFFSEPGAERAPEPPPTEAPDADVSVVKRDLAEAAVGPGAPALTEEDVEAQLEEERRLAAEAGRLAALPIAPQLMLSRALRGFPALPALDSEFGRDSGPFKSIEVRVLRENVTDLAKLEPRGTPLVEERDVTIRRGETLESVLRANAAADDQVRPIVAALGGFARTASTGEGQQMRLLVGPGAKPGDPRQINRVILYGERGIEAIAAMNDRGQFVSVTPPGQEGAPAKAVPAPGADEDEEGTGARLYASLYETAARHDLPRSMVEDLVRIFGYDVDFQRRVGSGDNLELVYTYDEEGGGSAERPDLLYAALTVGGEARRVYRFQSPDDGTVEYFDDMGRSLKKFLIRKPVTDGNMTSGFGYRRHPVLGYAKLHTGVDWSVPIGTPIVAAGNGTVLKAEWDSGYGRRVELQHANGYVTTYNHMSRFGRGIAAGGRVRQGQVIGYVGSTGLSTGAHLHYEVIINGHFVDPMKIRVPRGRELDGRLLAEFRRQRDQTDGLIQKASGGALAQREAMR, from the coding sequence TTGAACCTCGCGGGCGTGGCCTCCTCGCAGACCGACCGGCGCGACGTGAACCTGCGCTGGCTCACGGCCTGCGTGCTCACGGGCATGGCCGGGACGGGCCTGATCGGCTCGGCGATCTGGATCTCCCTCCAGGGCGAGGCGAGCTTCGCGCAGCTGCCGCAGGCGGCCGCGATCGCCGCGCGGCCGCAGCCGAGCGACGGCGGTTCGAACGCCGCCCGCAAGGGCGACCGGCTGGTGCGCAACCCGATGGTGGCGCTCGCCAAGCAGAGCTTCCGCGCGCCCGTGACGATCCGGGCGGGCGAGCGCGAGATCATCAAGGTGCGGCCCTTCGTGCGGATCGCCACCGCGCTCTCGGCGACGGCCGGGCTCGCGGCGACCGACATCCCGGCCTTCGACCCGATGCGCTTCTTCAGCGAGCCCGGGGCCGAGCGCGCGCCCGAGCCACCGCCGACCGAGGCGCCCGATGCGGACGTCTCGGTGGTCAAGCGCGACCTCGCCGAGGCCGCCGTGGGCCCGGGCGCCCCTGCCCTCACCGAGGAGGACGTGGAGGCGCAGCTGGAGGAGGAGCGGCGCCTCGCGGCGGAGGCCGGGCGCCTCGCCGCCCTGCCGATCGCCCCGCAGCTGATGCTGTCGCGGGCCCTGCGCGGCTTCCCGGCCCTGCCGGCGCTCGACTCCGAGTTCGGCCGCGATTCGGGCCCGTTCAAGTCGATCGAGGTGCGGGTCCTGCGCGAGAACGTCACCGACCTCGCCAAGCTGGAACCGCGCGGCACGCCCCTGGTCGAGGAGCGCGACGTCACGATCCGGCGCGGCGAGACCCTGGAGAGCGTGCTGCGCGCGAACGCCGCCGCGGACGACCAGGTCCGGCCGATCGTCGCCGCCCTCGGGGGCTTCGCGCGCACGGCCTCGACCGGCGAGGGCCAGCAGATGCGGCTCCTGGTCGGCCCCGGCGCCAAGCCGGGCGATCCGCGCCAGATCAACCGGGTCATCCTCTACGGCGAGCGCGGCATCGAGGCGATCGCCGCGATGAACGACCGCGGCCAGTTCGTGTCGGTGACGCCCCCCGGCCAGGAGGGCGCCCCCGCCAAGGCGGTCCCCGCCCCCGGCGCGGACGAGGACGAGGAGGGCACCGGGGCGCGGCTCTACGCGAGCCTCTACGAGACCGCCGCCCGGCACGACCTGCCGCGCAGCATGGTCGAGGACCTCGTGCGCATCTTCGGCTACGACGTCGATTTCCAGCGCCGGGTCGGCAGCGGCGACAACCTCGAACTCGTCTACACCTACGACGAGGAGGGCGGCGGCTCGGCGGAGCGGCCGGACCTGCTCTATGCGGCGCTGACGGTCGGCGGCGAGGCCCGGCGGGTCTACCGCTTCCAGTCGCCGGACGACGGCACGGTCGAGTATTTCGACGACATGGGCCGCTCGCTCAAGAAGTTCCTGATCCGCAAGCCGGTGACGGACGGGAACATGACCTCGGGCTTCGGCTATCGCCGCCACCCGGTGCTGGGCTACGCCAAGCTCCACACCGGGGTCGACTGGTCGGTGCCGATCGGAACGCCGATCGTGGCGGCGGGCAACGGCACGGTGCTGAAGGCGGAGTGGGATTCGGGCTACGGGCGGCGGGTGGAATTGCAGCACGCCAACGGCTACGTCACCACCTACAACCACATGTCCCGGTTCGGGCGCGGCATCGCCGCGGGCGGCCGGGTGCGGCAGGGCCAGGTGATCGGCTATGTCGGCTCGACCGGCCTGTCGACGGGCGCGCACCTGCACTACGAGGTCATCATCAACGGGCACTTCGTCGACCCGATGAAGATCCGCGTGCCCCGCGGCCGCGAACTGGACGGACGGCTGCTCGCCGAGTTCCGCCGCCAGCGCGACCAGACCGACGGGCTGATCCAGAAGGCCTCCGGCGGCGCGCTCGCGCAGCGCGAGGCGATGCGCTGA
- a CDS encoding LarC family nickel insertion protein, whose product MHLHLDAVGGMAGDMFVAALLDAFPEHEAGLVDSIRRVAGASVSCRLVPHGDGVLQGRRFLVAPTRDHDHPHGGHPRHDHAEGAHAHAHRHWAEIRRALRGADLAPAVAEHALAIFGHLAEAEARVHGIPVEEVAFHEVGAWDSIADIVGAAHLIAALAPADWSVGPLPLGAGRVTTAHGALPVPAPATSLLLRGFAVIDDGVPGERVTPTGAAILRHLGGRGRFDGPRVMGASGIGFGARTLPGLSNCLRVLAFEPLPGDPAGPEGAGAGLHRDLGVIEFEVDDQSAEDLAIGLDRLRAEPAVHDVVQAPVFGKKGRMMTHIRVLARAESLDAVIAACFRETTTIGLRHRIVAGVALPRRSETVTVEGREVRVKSVERPGGRTAKAEADDAAGEGHAARAALRRAAERRALGGDAS is encoded by the coding sequence ATGCACCTTCACCTCGATGCGGTCGGCGGGATGGCCGGGGACATGTTCGTCGCCGCGCTCCTCGACGCCTTCCCGGAGCACGAGGCCGGCCTCGTCGACAGCATCCGGCGGGTGGCCGGCGCGTCGGTCTCCTGCCGGCTCGTGCCGCACGGCGACGGCGTGCTGCAGGGGCGCCGCTTCCTGGTCGCGCCGACCCGGGACCACGACCATCCCCATGGCGGCCACCCCCGTCACGACCATGCCGAGGGCGCCCACGCCCACGCGCACCGGCACTGGGCGGAGATCCGGCGCGCCCTGCGCGGGGCGGACCTCGCGCCCGCGGTCGCCGAGCACGCGCTCGCGATCTTCGGCCACCTCGCCGAGGCCGAGGCGCGGGTCCACGGCATCCCGGTCGAGGAGGTCGCCTTCCACGAGGTCGGCGCCTGGGACTCGATCGCCGACATCGTCGGGGCCGCCCACCTGATCGCGGCGCTCGCGCCCGCGGACTGGAGCGTCGGCCCGCTGCCGCTCGGGGCGGGCCGGGTGACGACCGCGCACGGCGCGCTGCCGGTGCCCGCCCCCGCCACCTCCCTCCTGCTCCGGGGCTTCGCGGTGATCGACGACGGCGTGCCGGGCGAGCGGGTGACCCCGACCGGGGCCGCGATCCTGCGCCATCTCGGCGGGCGGGGGCGGTTCGACGGGCCGCGGGTGATGGGGGCGAGCGGCATCGGCTTCGGCGCCCGGACCCTGCCGGGGCTCAGCAACTGCCTGCGGGTGCTCGCCTTCGAGCCCCTGCCCGGCGACCCGGCGGGGCCGGAGGGGGCCGGGGCGGGCCTGCACCGGGATCTCGGGGTGATCGAGTTCGAGGTCGACGACCAATCGGCGGAGGATCTGGCGATCGGGCTCGATCGGCTGCGCGCCGAGCCGGCCGTGCACGACGTCGTCCAGGCGCCGGTCTTCGGGAAGAAGGGCCGCATGATGACCCATATCCGCGTGCTGGCACGGGCCGAGTCCCTCGACGCGGTGATCGCCGCCTGTTTCCGCGAGACGACCACGATCGGCCTGCGCCACCGGATCGTCGCGGGCGTGGCGCTGCCCCGCCGCAGCGAGACGGTGACGGTCGAGGGGCGCGAGGTGCGGGTGAAGAGCGTCGAGCGGCCGGGCGGGCGCACCGCCAAGGCCGAGGCCGACGACGCGGCGGGCGAGGGCCACGCGGCCCGCGCGGCCCTGCGCCGGGCGGCCGAGCGGCGCGCCCTCGGCGGGGACGCTTCGTGA